CCCCCAACTGTAATTCTTCTATACAAGATCATTTTTCTTACAAAAATTTACACTCCTTCAAAACCACTTGATCCTTAACCCCATAAGTATAACCTTCTCAACAATCCATGATCAATAACCATATGAACCAATAACAACAGCAAAAGCATCAAACAAGTCAACTCTAATGTTGTTGTGGCTCACCTGAAAGGCTTTGGAAACTATATCATCATGAAGTGAAACATGGTTTCGGCAATTACAGCAGCTGTACAATCTAGGCCCTACCAAATCCGCCATTAATTTAACCAATTCAGCTCTAAACACCTCACTGCTCACCAAAACCAGaaaaaaccaaacaacaaaGCCAGACAATCAAACACAGAGAACACAAAGATACAGTAgcaaaaaaatgaatgaaaagAACAGAACTTTGATCACCTAGAACAAGATCAATGATGACCCAGAAACCTGAAACCAAAAGATAAGAGCACCGACTGTGTTAGCGTGCAAGATTAGAGCACAACGGATTACAGGGTTGAACAAAGATTCCTAAAGcaaaatattaaatttacaatatatatatatataatatatatatatatatatatatatatataaaggctgTGAAAGTGACATGAATGCAATAAAGGATAAGCAACAAGAACATTTTGAAGATAAATTTTAACAACCGAGTGtaaaaatcaataaacaaataattaaGAAGGGGAAAGGTGGAGTCTTTCATGGAAAAAAAGTAAAACCCAATAATAAAATGAGTAGTGTAATGGGGATGGATGAGGATCTGAGCTGTAAAATGAGTAAGATCATATCCTAATAAATCATAGTTTGTCAATAATTTGTGCAACTTCTTTGCACTTTACTTGAAGAATTGGAGAGTAATGAAACCTTGTTGAATTGTAGAGCATTAAGTGCAATCCAAGGCATGAAATTTCACAGAGAAATCACATTGGTTTTAATGAAAAGCAAGACTGATGTGATGAgtggagaaaagaaaaggaacttAACCTGTGAACTGTGGAGTCTTGAGATTCATGGTTGCGTATTCCAAACTATAATAATAGAGTTGGGAGGAGAGAGGAGGACTTTCTGCTGTGTTTTGAGCTTGATGACTTAACTGGTTGAGTCAGCAAGTGTTAGCACTCACGCGCTCTAAGAGTGAGAGCTGAACACGCGCAAGCTCATTTGCCTTGTTGGTTCTGTTAGGTATCAATCATCTAAACTTGTTGAATTGTCAAAACTGGAAAGCTAGAAATGGGTCTCACCTGACCCAAGTTTTACCCAAGTGGAAACTCTCGAGTATTTTAACTAGAAGATGCTGACTACAGGCATGAATTTCAAGCCAAATTCCCAAGAGCTAAATAAAGATGGAGACTTTTCAGTTGTCTATACCAGATATAGGAATCCCAACTCTTGTGCAAAAAGGATAGCCTTTTAGCTTCACATGTCACATCAAAGAATGAGCCCAAACAACAGCGTGGAAAACTGATCTTGTTTTGTGGATCTAAATATGCAGAAGTGAGTTAAGCTTATTAACCCTTTGAAACATGGAGGATATGCAGAAGTGCCAACTGCTATATATAATGCAGACTAGTTTGGCACCAGAGTCATTTTGAGCCATGGATCCTCAGATGATTGAGCAGCCGAAAATGAAGCTTATAACTTTAACAACGATGGttattaattgatttaattcCCAAGTTTGGTATTAATTCATACATATTAGGGAATTGCAGTACTCTCCTTCCAAACTTTGAGCCACATAATCCAGCCTTAAATCTTGAAGTTCTTGTTAATGCATTTAAGGTGAGCAATCTCAATCAACATAATTAAGAGAAACTGCGGTAACAAACTCAAATTTTAACATTAGGTACAGATAGCACATAATCTTATTTCTCAGATAATCATAACAATACATCAGTTGCTGCAAAAACAAGCAGACATAATATTCACAAACGAAGAGAGAACTTTCAAATGGTAATAGACTTATTCTCAGTAGGAGTATGTAATTATGTATTGCCTTGTTCATCTCTGATGTGACACTATTATTGTTAGTACTCCTTGAGAATTTTTGCTCTCTCGATTATAAACTTGCCTTCCTTGTGCATCTGCCGCGGATCATAAGCTTGAACATACTTCCATCCTAATTCTTGACCACAATTGCTGCAATATATGTCAGCAACAGAAAAAACACCAGTAATCAACTTCCTATCCTCCTTTTGTCCCACAATGACGTTCATTGCATGAGAGAACATGTATGCTGCTGCCCCAGATTTTGCCTAAACAACCAAATATCAGCAACAAGGAACATTACACTATTAATGTACAACAATTTAGGTTAAACAACTGCAATAATCTTCGATTTTTCACCCAATATTTTTTTGACAGAAGATCTTCGTGCAGAGCCAGAGGGTTTTTGCAGCTCCTGCAGCTGAAGAAGGGGTTGCCGCCATATTCCGCCATTAAACTGAAAGCTTAACAACACCAATAGTGATTAAGTCAATCACAATCACAGATTCAAATTCTATTCCAACATGAAAGTAATCATTATATATAAAGGGGAAAGTTAATTATGAGACAAAAGAGGAATTAAAAAATCTGCATACAAGGGATGGAGGAGTGTCAAGAACCTATGCTCCCTGAGATAAGATGATCAACAGCACAAGGTGGACAACTTTATAGGATCAGGAGGCCAGCCAATTAAGCTGGATCAGAAAGTTGACTTGGAACAGTTTTAGTATATTAGAGGCttttggagttggaattgaGGTTGAGATGAGACAAGGTTAGGTGatgcaaagaaaaataaaaggagaaacaatgaataaacaaacaaaatcaaGTGGAAGTTAACTTAAGAGGGATAAGAAGAAATGGATGGACTTGATGAATCATGGCCCAGAAAAGGAGATGATCTGTGGTGAATGACTACGTTGAGTTGTTGACTATGTTTATACTAACTTACTAAGCTATTTGGTCAGGTACTGAGTCACAAGCACTCAAGCAATGACTTATTGGTTTATTAACTATTAACTACTATTttgaaattattctatgcaccgacggtgcaagtgacacaacccttataaaataatctcaaccacTTATCTAATCAGGAAGCCTAATAATGAAACTTAATAACTAAGGTAGTGTTTCATTAATTGAATGGGCATTGTTCTGCTATGGAATGATTGTTGATATAAATTGGAGTGAAAATATGAAAAATTTTACGAAAAGAATTGTacaaaaaagataaatatgAAGGGCTCTTATAATTTCTTCACATTATAGTTGAAAAAGTATCtctatagaaaaaaaaattaactaaattaaaattcagTTGATCttcgaaatatatattaataagtttatatttttgtttgtcTGTTTATTCGATACATGTCAATGACAAAATGAGATTCATTCATTTACACAAGTTATAATACAAATAGTGAATGGTAAATATAATTAAAttactttatatttttatgaCTAAATAGGGACCCATAGCCCAAATAGTGAATATTTACattattaagaaaaaaaaaatctctacatgaaaagaagaaaaaaaaatcgttTGACCATCAAAATATATAATAACAAGTTTTTTTCTGTCTGTTTATTCGTTACGTTTTTATGACCAATCGAGCTTCATTCTTTTGTACCAAATtataaaacaaataatgaacagtaaaaacaataaaatttctacgaattgaactaaaatttcaagaacgGGCAAATAGTGAAAGTTTATTTTACCAAAATGGTGAAAATACACTTATAAAGAAAAATTTACCTGGAGGTAAAAACTGTGAAGGGAAATGGGTCTCACCTGACCCAAGTTTTACCCAAGTGGAAACTCTCTAGTATTTTAACTAGAAGATGCAGACTACAGGCATGAATTTCAAGCCAAATTCCCAAGAGCTAGATAAAGATGGAGACTTTTCAGTTGTCTATACCACATATAGGAATCCCAACTCTTGTGCAAAAAGGATAGCCTTTGAGCTTCACATGTCACATCAAAGAATGAGCCTAAACAACAGCGTGGAAAACTGATCTTGTTTTGTGGATCTAAATATGCAGAAGTGAGTTAAGCTTATTAACCCTTTGAAACATGGAGGATATGCAGAAGTGCCAACTGCTATATATAATGCAGACTAGTTTGGCACCAGAGTCATTTTGAGCCATGGATCCTCAGATGATTGAGCAGCCGAAAATGAAGCTTATAACTTTAA
This portion of the Rosa chinensis cultivar Old Blush chromosome 1, RchiOBHm-V2, whole genome shotgun sequence genome encodes:
- the LOC112196995 gene encoding protein yippee-like At4g27740; translated protein: MAEDGGNPFFSCRSCKNPLALHEDLLSKKYWAKSGAAAYMFSHAMNVIVGQKEDRKLITGVFSVADIYCSNCGQELGWKYVQAYDPRQMHKEGKFIIERAKILKEY